From one Salmo salar chromosome ssa09, Ssal_v3.1, whole genome shotgun sequence genomic stretch:
- the ly6d gene encoding short neurotoxin 8, which produces MRTLLLTTVLLVLLCSTQVLTLSCYTCEEDDADCKQVTECPPSSMYCRTVVTADTVTRTCEEMCVSGVNAYCCQGDLCEN; this is translated from the exons ATGAGGACCCTGCTACTGACAACCGTGTTGCTGGTGCTGCTCTGTAGCACTCAAG TGCTTACACTCAGCTGTTACACCTGTGAGGAGGATGACGCTGACTGCAAGCAAGTGACAGAATGTCCACCATCGAGCATGTACTGCAGAACTGTGGTGACTG CGGACACAGTGACTCGTACCTGCGAGGAGATGTGTGTTTCGGGTGTCAACGCCTACTGTTGCCAGGGTGACCTGTGTGAGAACTGA